The proteins below come from a single Penaeus monodon isolate SGIC_2016 chromosome 23, NSTDA_Pmon_1, whole genome shotgun sequence genomic window:
- the LOC119587796 gene encoding mucin-5AC-like, with translation MLKFGLVTLLLAQACTAWENFVYPLGHASTCLETGTTCLSCNALVNCFPTEQGLESLVIPCPPDTKCHVERGVASCFPQYEVAECTCPSLGVFPDPYSEHHYFVCYPEDDNTMTAVEAECPEGXXFSNMFPDCVEEIVGEICTQPGVFPTSTCSRGFYYCVYQEGSSRLVQVRFTCSRLEVFHPSLRECTSPEAVTECSQTSTSRPEWTTDPWWRTSTSRPEWTTDPWWRTSTSRPEWTTDPWWKTSTSRPEWTTDPWWKTSTSRPEWTTDPWWRTSTSRPEWTTDPWWKTSTSRPEWTTDPWWRTSTSRPEWTTDPWWKTSTSRPEWTTDPWWKTSTSRPERTTDPWWKTSTSRPEWTTDPWWKTSTSRPEWTTDPWWKTSTSQPETSTSRPEWTTDPWWKTSTSRPEWTTDPWWRTSTSRPEWTTDPWWRTSTSRPEWTTDPWWKTSTSQPETSTSRPEWTTDPWWRTSTSRPETSTSRLSGPQTPGGGHPLPDLNRPQTPGGGHPLPALSRPQTPGGRHPLPPISLLH, from the exons GCATGTACTGCTTGGGAGAACTTCGTGTACCCGCTCGGCCATGCGAGTACCTGCTTAGAGACTGGAACGACATGTCTTTCTTGTAATGCGCTTGTTAACTGCTTCCCCACTGAGCAGGGTCTCGAATCCCTTGTAATCCCCTGCCCTCCTGACACTAAGTGTCATGTGGAAAGGGGTGTCGCTTCCTGCTTCCCACAG TACGAAGTAGCCGAATGTACATGTCCGAGTCTGGGCGTGTTTCCCGATCCCTACAGCGAACACCACTACTTCGTCTGTTATCCTGAAGACGACAACACTATGACAGCTGTTGAGGCCGAGTGCCCAGAAGGAANNN atttttccaacaTGTTTCCAGACTGTGTAGAAGAGATCGTAGGGGAGATATGCACGCAGCCGGGAGTCTTCCCCACGTCGACCTGCTCTCGAGGCTTCTACTACTGCGTCTACCAAGAGGGAAGCAGCCGTCTCGTTCAGGTGCGGTTCACCTGTTCGCGGCTCGAGGTTTTCCACCCGAGCCTCCGGGAGTGCACAAGCCCGGAGGCGGTCACGGAATGCTCACAGACATCCACTTCCCGCCCCGAGTGGACCACAGACCCCTGGTGGAGGACATCCACTTCCCGCCCTGAGTGGACCACAGACCCCTGGTGGAGGACATCCACTTCCCGACCCGAGTGGACCACAGACCCCTGGTGGAAGACATCCACTTCCCGCCCTGAGTGGACCACAGACCCCTGGTGGAAGACATCCACTTCCCGACCCGAGTGGACCACAGACCCCTGGTGGAGGACATCCACTTCTCGACCTGAGTGGACCACAGACCCCTGGTGGAAGACATCCACTTCCCGACCCGAGTGGACCACAGACCCCTGGTGGAGGACATCCACTTCCCGACCCGAGTGGACCACAGACCCCTGGTGGAAGACATCCACTTCCCGACCCGAGTGGACCACAGACCCCTGGTGGAAGACATCCACTTCCCGCCCTGAGAGGACCACAGACCCCTGGTGGAAGACATCCACTTCCCGCCCTGAGTGGACCACAGACCCCTGGTGGAAGACATCCACTTCCCGCCCTGAGTGGACCACAGACCCCTGGTGGAAGACATCCACTTCCCAACCTGAGAC ATCCACTTCTCGACCTGAGTGGACCACAGACCCCTGGTGGAAGACATCCACTTCCCGCCCTGAGTGGACCACAGACCCCTGGTGGAGGACATCCACTTCCCGCCCTGAGTGGACCACAGACCCCTGGTGGAGGACATCCACTTCCCGCCCTGAGTGGACCACAGACCCCTGGTGGA AAACATCCACTTCCCAACCTGAGACATCCACTTCCCGACCCGAGTGGACCACAGACCCCTGGTGGAGGACATCCACTTCCCGCCCTGA GACATCCACTTCCCGCCTGAGTGGACCACAGACCCCTGGTGGAGGACATCCACTTCCCGACCTGAATAGACCACAGACCCCTGGTGGAGGACATCCACTTCCCGCCCTGAGTAGACCACAGACCCCTGGTGGAAGACATCCACTTCCACCTATTTCTCTCCTACATTGA